Proteins from one Cicer arietinum cultivar CDC Frontier isolate Library 1 chromosome 3, Cicar.CDCFrontier_v2.0, whole genome shotgun sequence genomic window:
- the LOC101494041 gene encoding uncharacterized protein, with translation MKVRVVCRKLFDYIRYDLKEIAFPSSLPDPPNLKKRRKLTYEQRIWVLKRAAKLYAASWVRDIGPDLRPNDYKTDEMIDEPNAQKKTTKDKEPSTLEDLAVAARGGMETLRPALQRVYMTRASSYRDALKSFIQGYQEGVQQVMEKKENSKTEEDADVSKKST, from the exons ATGAAAGTGAGGGTTGTGTGTAGGAAGCTTTTTGACTACATACGCTATGATCTCAAAGAAATTGCTTTTCCGTCCTCTTTGCCCGATCCTCCTAACCTCAAAAAGCGCCGCAAATTGACCTATGAGCAGCGTATCTGG GTTTTGAAGAGAGCTGCTAAGCTTTATGCTGCTAGCTGGGTTCGCGACATTGGTCCTGATCTTCGGCCAAATGATTATAAGACAGATGAAATGATCGATGAACCTAATGCTCAAAAGAAAACAACTAAAGATAAAGAACCCTCAACACTGGAGGATCTTG CTGTTGCTGCTAGAGGGGGAATGGAGACTCTCAGACCCGCTTTGCAGCGTGTGTATATGACCAGAGCTTCCTCATACAGAGATGCTTTGAAGAGTTTTATACAGGGATACCAAGAGGGTGTTCAGCAAGTAATGGAGAAGAAAGAAAATTCCAAAACTGAAGAAGATGCTGATGTAtcaaaaaaatcaacttga
- the LOC101494766 gene encoding B3 domain-containing protein At2g36080-like isoform X1, whose protein sequence is MSKTTLWWSQEKQQDEEENENENENDVVLEETNTATQEEEKEAMFEKPLTPSDVGKLNRLVIPKQHAERYFPLDSEEIKGLLLSFEDESGKCWRFRYSYWNSSQSYVLTKGWSRYVKDKRLDAGDVVLFHRHRFCPKRFFISWRRRNNSFSTTPPAHLSDANGNISLGWSTGFYPAHPYPTHHQTVSYHAGGGSQSQSPTTPCGNSSSSSTFRVLRLFGVNVKCQLDNNINDSETLTPECSYNMSLAQGTATPQFYHHRQPSYNSSPNHHMLRQQPY, encoded by the exons atgtcaaaaacaACGCTATGGTGGagtcaagaaaaacaacaagacgaagaagaaaatgaaaacgaAAACGAAAACGACGTCGTTTTAGAGGAGACAAACACAGCAACACaggaagaagagaaagaagCGATGTTCGAGAAACCGTTAACACCAAGCGACGTAGGGAAACTAAACCGACTGGTGATACCGAAACAACACGCGGAACGTTATTTCCCACTCGACTCAGAGGAAATAAAAGGTTTGTTACTGAGTTTCGAGGACGAGTCAGGTAAGTGTTGGAGGTTCCGTTATTCGTATTGGAACAGTAGTCAGAGTTACGTTCTAACCAAAGGTTGGAGTCGTTATGTTAAGGATAAGCGTCTCGATGCTGGCGACGTCGTTTTGTTTCATAGACACCGTTTTTGTCCCAAGCgtttttttatttcttggaGGCGCCGTAATAATAGTTTCTCTACTACACCACCGGCTCATCTTAGCGATGCTAATGGGAATATTTCTCTTGGCTGGTCCACAGGATTTTATCCTGCGCATCCTTATCCTACGCATCATCAAACCGTCTCATACCATGCAG GTGGAGGGTCCCAAAGTCAGAGCCCAACCACACCTTGTGGAAATAGTTCGAGTTCGAGTACTTTCAGGGTGCTAAGGCTGTTTGGAGTGAACGTGAAATGCCAgcttgataataatattaatgattcCGAAACTTTGACACCTGAATGCTCTTATAACATGTCATTAGCACAAGGTACAGCTACCCCACAATTCTACCACCACCGTCAACCTTCATATAACTCTTCACCCAACCATCACATGCTACGTCAACAACCATATTAG
- the LOC101494766 gene encoding B3 domain-containing protein At2g36080-like isoform X2: MSKTTLWWSQEKQQDEEENENENENDVVLEETNTATQEEEKEAMFEKPLTPSDVGKLNRLVIPKQHAERYFPLDSEEIKGLLLSFEDESGKCWRFRYSYWNSSQSYVLTKGWSRYVKDKRLDAGDVVLFHRHRFCPKRFFISWRRRNNSFSTTPPAHLSDANGNISLGWSTGFYPAHPYPTHHQTVSYHAGFYLSFFHVEGPKVRAQPHLVEIVRVRVLSGC, translated from the exons atgtcaaaaacaACGCTATGGTGGagtcaagaaaaacaacaagacgaagaagaaaatgaaaacgaAAACGAAAACGACGTCGTTTTAGAGGAGACAAACACAGCAACACaggaagaagagaaagaagCGATGTTCGAGAAACCGTTAACACCAAGCGACGTAGGGAAACTAAACCGACTGGTGATACCGAAACAACACGCGGAACGTTATTTCCCACTCGACTCAGAGGAAATAAAAGGTTTGTTACTGAGTTTCGAGGACGAGTCAGGTAAGTGTTGGAGGTTCCGTTATTCGTATTGGAACAGTAGTCAGAGTTACGTTCTAACCAAAGGTTGGAGTCGTTATGTTAAGGATAAGCGTCTCGATGCTGGCGACGTCGTTTTGTTTCATAGACACCGTTTTTGTCCCAAGCgtttttttatttcttggaGGCGCCGTAATAATAGTTTCTCTACTACACCACCGGCTCATCTTAGCGATGCTAATGGGAATATTTCTCTTGGCTGGTCCACAGGATTTTATCCTGCGCATCCTTATCCTACGCATCATCAAACCGTCTCATACCATGCAGGTTTTTACCTCTCTTTCTTTCAT GTGGAGGGTCCCAAAGTCAGAGCCCAACCACACCTTGTGGAAATAGTTCGAGTTCGAGTACTTTCAGGGTGCTAA